A region from the Phycisphaerales bacterium genome encodes:
- a CDS encoding N-acetylmuramoyl-L-alanine amidase, whose amino-acid sequence MDHETLATPHPHSTPMLSTDSQPESARIDHDGGLPVDRRSILGGGILFGLSALMAACNRGSQYVTNLPTPVWPDQQPSPVSGSSGPVCTKPTFVENTTPVQQLPGSLPSGVISRSRWAGNGPVMSRSNPMNGINRITVHHDAISAASGMSFDEAARRLESIRRGHVSGSHGWADIGYHFSIDPQGRVWECRPLNLQGAHVSDNNEHNIGVMLMGNFNQHGATNAQLAALDRFVSDQSRVFRVPISRVYTHRELRPTECPGDRLQRYMEGTRSFGGVMRKMAFA is encoded by the coding sequence ATGGATCACGAGACCCTCGCCACCCCACATCCCCACTCCACCCCCATGCTCAGCACCGACTCCCAACCGGAGTCGGCTCGCATCGACCACGACGGCGGATTGCCTGTGGATCGTCGATCGATCCTGGGCGGCGGGATTCTGTTTGGACTTTCGGCCTTGATGGCGGCATGCAATCGCGGGTCGCAGTATGTGACGAACCTGCCGACGCCGGTGTGGCCTGATCAGCAGCCCTCGCCGGTGAGCGGGTCATCGGGGCCGGTGTGCACGAAGCCGACATTCGTGGAGAATACCACGCCGGTGCAGCAACTGCCGGGGAGCCTGCCGAGCGGGGTGATCTCGCGTTCGCGATGGGCGGGGAATGGGCCTGTGATGAGCCGATCGAACCCGATGAACGGGATCAACCGGATCACGGTGCACCACGACGCGATCTCGGCGGCGTCGGGGATGTCGTTCGACGAGGCGGCGAGGCGGCTGGAGTCGATCCGTCGCGGGCACGTCTCGGGGTCGCACGGTTGGGCGGACATCGGGTATCACTTCTCGATCGATCCGCAGGGACGGGTGTGGGAGTGTCGGCCTTTGAACCTGCAGGGCGCGCACGTGTCGGACAACAACGAGCACAACATCGGCGTGATGCTGATGGGGAACTTCAACCAGCACGGGGCGACGAACGCGCAGTTGGCGGCGCTGGATCGGTTTGTGTCGGATCAGAGCCGGGTGTTCCGGGTGCCGATTTCGCGGGTGTACACGCACCGGGAGTTGCGGCCGACGGAGTGCCCTGGGGATCGGCTGCAGCGGTATATGGAGGGGACGCGGTCGTTTGGCGGGGTGATGCGGAAGATGGCGTTTGCGTGA
- a CDS encoding YggS family pyridoxal phosphate-dependent enzyme gives MPTTHADPAQSLPESLHKRYALVKDRVANAARRAGRKPEDIILVAVTKFADPEDIRELMQLGHRDFGENKVQQLIQRAAMAEEYLQRLRVLQNSRQARRADASDSLFPSKTLLDAAEPTPVRWHMIGHLQRNKAKKAAELVRLIHSVDSLRLAEELQTIGLKRDHVIEVLIEVNCSAEASKQGCPVPAAIPLAEQIETMAHVRVRGLMTMAPIQGQGPEPRIVFERCRELFEEMRKLRLSEGKFNILSMGMSGDFEDAIAEGANIVRVGTSIFGPGREQPDTDDTDD, from the coding sequence ATGCCCACAACCCACGCAGACCCGGCCCAAAGCCTCCCCGAATCCCTCCACAAGCGCTACGCCCTCGTCAAGGACCGCGTCGCCAACGCCGCACGACGCGCCGGCCGAAAGCCCGAAGACATCATCCTCGTCGCCGTCACCAAGTTCGCCGATCCCGAAGACATCCGCGAACTCATGCAACTCGGCCACCGCGACTTCGGCGAGAACAAAGTCCAGCAACTCATCCAGCGCGCCGCCATGGCCGAGGAATACCTCCAGCGCCTCCGGGTCCTCCAGAACTCACGCCAGGCCCGCCGTGCCGACGCCAGCGACTCCCTCTTCCCCTCCAAGACACTCCTCGACGCCGCCGAGCCAACCCCCGTCCGCTGGCACATGATCGGCCACCTCCAGCGCAATAAGGCCAAGAAGGCCGCCGAACTCGTCCGACTCATCCACTCCGTCGATTCCCTCCGTCTCGCCGAAGAACTCCAGACCATCGGCCTCAAACGCGACCACGTCATCGAGGTCCTCATCGAGGTCAACTGCTCCGCCGAAGCCTCCAAGCAAGGCTGCCCCGTCCCCGCCGCTATCCCACTCGCCGAGCAGATCGAGACCATGGCCCACGTCCGCGTCCGCGGCCTCATGACCATGGCTCCCATCCAGGGCCAAGGCCCAGAGCCCCGCATCGTCTTCGAGCGATGCCGCGAACTCTTCGAAGAAATGCGAAAACTCCGCCTCAGCGAGGGCAAGTTCAACATCCTCTCCATGGGAATGTCCGGCGATTTCGAGGACGCCATCGCCGAGGGCGCCAACATCGTCCGAGTCGGAACCTCAATCTTCGGCCCAGGCCGCGAACAACCCGACACCGACGACACAGACGATTGA
- a CDS encoding redoxin domain-containing protein has protein sequence MAQQTLTARNSPIGVGDVAPDFTLVDQDRKEWTLSEAVKKGDVVLAFVPFAFTGVCTTEMKCVTSDMANWTGKGMSVVGISCDSFAANKAWSEQEGYTHPILSDLKREVCKAYGLYWADLNVAQRGTVVIGKDASGRGKVKHVEARDPSAAMNWKHVLEKI, from the coding sequence TTGGCACAGCAGACCTTGACCGCGCGGAATTCCCCGATTGGCGTTGGCGATGTGGCGCCGGACTTCACGCTTGTGGATCAGGATCGGAAGGAGTGGACGCTCTCGGAGGCGGTGAAAAAGGGGGACGTGGTGCTGGCGTTTGTGCCGTTCGCCTTTACGGGGGTGTGCACGACGGAGATGAAGTGCGTGACGAGCGACATGGCGAACTGGACGGGGAAGGGGATGTCTGTTGTGGGGATCTCGTGCGACAGTTTCGCGGCGAACAAGGCGTGGAGCGAGCAGGAGGGGTACACGCATCCGATTCTGAGTGATCTGAAGCGCGAGGTGTGCAAGGCGTATGGGTTGTATTGGGCGGACCTGAACGTGGCGCAGCGGGGGACGGTGGTGATCGGGAAGGACGCTTCGGGGCGGGGGAAAGTGAAGCATGTCGAGGCACGGGACCCGAGCGCGGCGATGAACTGGAAGCATGTTCTCGAGAAGATCTGA
- a CDS encoding 2,3-bisphosphoglycerate-independent phosphoglycerate mutase yields MSTRPTSISNTPFVLIIRDGWGLNPNESHAAFDAVRIARERGLTPTADRLMVGCPWTLIKTSGEDVGLPEGTMGNSEVGHQNIGAGRVVDQESVAITKACRAGLETNEAVIGAVNAAKDRSGRVHLMGICSDAGVHGQLSHLYALLAACKALGSPKVYVHLFMDGRDTGPFTGKGYAAQVQAKCEELGVGVVASVIGRYYAMDRDNRWERVERAYACLTGKGESAAKTAIKETAGEAIEAYYASPMTPSQAGDEFVLPTMIGSSKGDAAAGRIRSGDSVIFYNYRGDRPREIIRAFVFDMFEGAVAASPDSGKKGFARDEKLDVHFVTMTSYEEALLPYVHVAFPKAAKMKNIAGEYLSAMGLGQFRCAETEKYPHVTFFFNDYREEAFAGERREIVQSPKVATYDLQPEMSANGVCEAVLRRVNATDGEDVIVVNFANGDMVGHTGNLEAAIKACATVDACVGRIVDATLARGGSLIVTADHGNCEQMYDPETKSPHTAHTVYDVPVIVVGEKWRSAMLRGDREGKGWFDPTVRASRGCLADIFPTALEMMGLGQPAEMTGRSLLKS; encoded by the coding sequence ATGTCCACACGTCCGACGTCGATTTCCAACACGCCGTTTGTCTTGATTATCCGTGATGGTTGGGGGTTGAACCCCAATGAGTCGCATGCGGCGTTTGATGCGGTGCGGATCGCGCGGGAGCGCGGGCTGACGCCGACGGCGGATCGATTGATGGTGGGGTGTCCGTGGACGCTGATCAAGACGAGCGGGGAGGATGTGGGGCTTCCTGAGGGGACGATGGGGAACAGCGAGGTCGGGCACCAGAACATCGGGGCGGGGCGGGTTGTGGATCAGGAGTCGGTGGCGATCACGAAGGCGTGCCGGGCGGGTCTTGAGACGAATGAGGCGGTGATCGGGGCGGTGAACGCGGCGAAGGATCGGAGCGGGCGGGTGCACCTGATGGGGATCTGCTCGGACGCGGGGGTGCACGGGCAGTTGTCGCACTTGTATGCGTTGCTGGCGGCGTGCAAGGCGTTGGGCTCGCCGAAGGTGTATGTGCATTTGTTTATGGATGGGCGGGATACGGGGCCTTTCACGGGGAAGGGGTATGCGGCGCAGGTTCAGGCGAAGTGTGAGGAACTCGGGGTTGGGGTGGTGGCGTCGGTCATCGGGCGGTACTACGCGATGGATCGGGACAACCGGTGGGAGCGGGTGGAGAGGGCGTATGCGTGCCTGACGGGGAAGGGGGAGAGCGCGGCGAAGACGGCGATCAAGGAGACGGCGGGCGAGGCGATCGAGGCGTATTACGCGTCGCCGATGACGCCCAGCCAGGCGGGGGATGAGTTTGTGTTGCCGACGATGATCGGGTCGAGCAAGGGGGACGCGGCGGCGGGGCGGATCCGGTCTGGGGATTCGGTGATTTTCTACAACTATCGGGGTGATCGGCCCCGGGAGATCATCCGGGCGTTTGTGTTCGACATGTTCGAAGGGGCGGTGGCGGCGTCGCCGGATTCGGGGAAGAAGGGGTTCGCGCGGGACGAGAAGTTGGACGTGCACTTTGTGACGATGACGTCGTATGAGGAGGCGCTCTTGCCGTATGTGCACGTGGCGTTTCCGAAGGCGGCGAAGATGAAGAACATCGCGGGGGAGTATCTGTCGGCGATGGGGCTTGGGCAGTTCCGGTGCGCGGAGACGGAGAAGTATCCGCACGTGACGTTCTTCTTCAATGACTATCGGGAGGAGGCGTTCGCGGGGGAGAGGCGGGAGATTGTGCAGAGTCCGAAGGTGGCGACGTATGACCTGCAGCCGGAGATGTCGGCGAACGGCGTGTGCGAGGCGGTGCTGCGGCGTGTGAATGCCACGGATGGGGAGGATGTGATCGTCGTGAACTTTGCGAACGGGGACATGGTCGGGCACACGGGGAATCTTGAGGCGGCGATCAAGGCGTGCGCGACGGTGGACGCGTGCGTGGGGAGGATCGTGGACGCGACGCTGGCTCGGGGTGGGAGCCTGATCGTGACGGCGGACCATGGGAACTGCGAGCAGATGTATGACCCGGAGACGAAGTCGCCGCATACTGCGCACACGGTGTATGACGTGCCTGTGATCGTGGTGGGCGAGAAGTGGCGTTCGGCGATGCTGCGCGGGGACCGGGAGGGGAAGGGGTGGTTTGATCCGACAGTGCGGGCGTCGCGCGGGTGCCTGGCGGATATCTTTCCGACGGCGCTGGAGATGATGGGGCTGGGGCAGCCGGCGGAGATGACGGGGCGGTCGCTGCTGAAGTCGTAG
- a CDS encoding acyloxyacyl hydrolase, producing the protein MRHGAWMLGVAAGMASMASGAFGEAALRLVPAAPEEVLRPVEIERAEHVPASLSLDRAIGDADAASDKPAYGEEGGRFWAIGAGITHDFVDATDTNIFFSYHYFLADGVEFVGEVGAWYYNQPGDDAFALNPAMVFRWHFLRQEDWTLYADMGIGLLFASDNVPDGGTSFDFTPRVGVGMTYEIDWDTRFLVGLRWAHVSNARIYGNDQNPSRDGPMLYAGVIIRF; encoded by the coding sequence ATGCGACATGGGGCATGGATGCTTGGTGTGGCGGCGGGGATGGCTTCGATGGCGAGCGGCGCGTTTGGTGAGGCGGCGTTGCGGCTTGTGCCAGCGGCACCGGAAGAGGTTTTGAGACCCGTGGAGATCGAGCGTGCGGAGCATGTGCCTGCGTCATTGAGTCTGGATCGCGCGATTGGTGATGCTGATGCTGCGTCGGACAAGCCTGCCTATGGCGAGGAGGGTGGGCGGTTCTGGGCGATCGGGGCGGGGATCACGCACGACTTTGTCGACGCGACGGACACGAACATCTTTTTCAGTTACCACTACTTCCTTGCGGATGGTGTGGAGTTCGTGGGCGAGGTTGGGGCGTGGTACTACAACCAGCCCGGGGATGATGCGTTTGCGTTGAACCCGGCGATGGTGTTCCGCTGGCACTTTCTGCGGCAAGAGGACTGGACGCTCTACGCGGACATGGGGATCGGGCTGCTGTTTGCATCGGACAATGTGCCCGATGGCGGGACGTCGTTTGATTTCACGCCGAGGGTTGGCGTAGGGATGACGTACGAAATTGACTGGGACACACGGTTCCTAGTGGGGCTGCGGTGGGCGCATGTTAGCAATGCGCGGATCTATGGGAACGATCAGAATCCGTCGCGAGATGGGCCGATGCTGTATGCGGGGGTGATCATTCGGTTTTGA
- a CDS encoding diguanylate cyclase, with amino-acid sequence MSHVHDSIMGPSKQPEDIRPVVLIIDDSHDVHRLLKARLRQEDVEFISATSGEEGLQIAAVRSPALILLDLDMPGIDGFQVLRLLKDRHETRDIAVIVLSGLNTAADKVTAFDLGAVDYVMKPFDISELRVRMRSSLRMHNLISMLAQRAQVDGLTGLWNRQYFDRRVEEDFARSLRSNRPFSVAMIDADNFKSINDTYGHPVGDIVLQGIAKMLNRELRHTDIACRYGGEEFVVVMNETGIEDARATCERLRVACQETVWPRHPERHVNISIGVCGSDSVFAGTAEDFVQMADEALYTAKRSGRNRVVAIHADEVLKARLKVA; translated from the coding sequence ATGAGCCACGTCCACGACTCCATCATGGGCCCGAGCAAGCAGCCCGAGGACATCCGTCCCGTCGTGCTCATCATCGATGACTCGCACGATGTCCATAGGCTCCTCAAGGCGAGACTCCGCCAGGAGGACGTCGAGTTCATCAGCGCCACCAGCGGCGAAGAAGGACTCCAGATCGCCGCCGTCCGATCCCCCGCCCTCATCCTCCTCGATCTCGACATGCCCGGCATCGACGGCTTCCAGGTCCTCCGACTCCTCAAGGACCGCCACGAGACCCGCGACATCGCCGTCATCGTCCTCTCGGGCCTCAACACCGCCGCCGACAAAGTCACCGCCTTCGACCTCGGCGCCGTCGATTACGTGATGAAGCCCTTCGACATCTCCGAACTCAGAGTCCGCATGCGATCCTCGCTCCGCATGCACAACCTCATCAGCATGCTCGCCCAGCGTGCCCAGGTCGACGGCCTCACCGGACTCTGGAACCGCCAGTACTTCGACCGCCGCGTCGAGGAGGACTTCGCCAGGTCCCTCCGCAGCAACCGGCCCTTCTCTGTCGCCATGATCGACGCCGACAACTTCAAATCCATTAACGACACCTATGGCCACCCCGTCGGCGACATCGTCCTCCAGGGCATCGCCAAGATGCTCAACCGTGAACTCAGGCACACCGACATCGCATGCCGCTACGGCGGAGAGGAGTTCGTCGTCGTCATGAATGAGACCGGCATCGAGGACGCCCGCGCCACCTGCGAGCGACTCCGCGTCGCCTGCCAGGAGACCGTCTGGCCCCGACACCCCGAACGCCACGTCAACATCTCCATCGGCGTCTGCGGCTCAGATTCCGTCTTTGCCGGTACCGCAGAAGACTTCGTCCAGATGGCAGACGAAGCCCTCTACACCGCCAAACGCAGCGGCCGAAACCGCGTTGTCGCCATCCACGCCGACGAAGTCCTCAAAGCCAGACTCAAAGTCGCCTAG
- a CDS encoding Hpt domain-containing protein: MPTPDQPRVPLRSDLAADPDMKELVELFVSELPARADSVINAYQSRSLDTLQRLAHQLKGASAGYGFAPIGQAAASLESQILALNTNAEDHVRSLASQVDELVELCRRAIVEP, translated from the coding sequence ATGCCGACCCCCGATCAGCCCAGAGTTCCCCTGCGAAGCGACCTCGCCGCCGACCCGGACATGAAGGAACTCGTCGAGTTGTTCGTCTCGGAACTCCCCGCCCGGGCCGACTCTGTCATCAACGCCTACCAGTCGCGCAGCCTCGACACCCTCCAGCGACTCGCCCATCAACTCAAGGGCGCCTCCGCAGGATATGGCTTCGCGCCCATAGGACAGGCCGCAGCCTCGCTCGAATCACAGATCCTCGCCCTCAACACCAACGCCGAGGACCACGTCCGATCCCTCGCGTCCCAGGTCGACGAACTCGTCGAACTCTGCCGGAGGGCCATCGTCGAGCCATGA
- a CDS encoding AAA family ATPase, whose amino-acid sequence MRTIVTGQIGVDKKPYLDAAAKFAGGQGETVSTYHVGDLMYREARDVRPGRILDLPISRLDSLRRAAFKDIIAESRDQKNVVVNTHATFRWRHGLFCAFDYDQIQKFEPSTFICLVDNIEVVHDRLHKEHEIDATLKDCMVWREEEILATELMSRAIPESKFYILSRGRHEPTTRTMFRLVCRPEMRKVYPSFPMSHVMDMPEVLAEIDAFRAALAEHFITFDPGDVDEKLLLDRGIEAAREGKEFIEVKPHTFGGGKSAGDDPIRVRVREILDIAGDVDGQIYMRDFKLIDQSDMIVSYIPELPGVGGKDIPGLSSGVERELHHAFEHTKEVFVVWKPKKAPSPFITETATKIFGSTEEALKYFEQNGYFTQKNLFGN is encoded by the coding sequence ATGCGCACGATTGTGACGGGACAGATCGGTGTGGACAAGAAGCCTTATCTGGACGCGGCGGCGAAGTTCGCGGGTGGGCAGGGGGAGACGGTCTCGACGTATCACGTGGGCGACCTGATGTATCGCGAGGCGCGGGACGTGCGGCCTGGGCGGATCCTTGATCTGCCGATCTCGCGGCTGGATTCGTTGCGTCGGGCGGCGTTCAAGGACATCATCGCGGAGAGCCGGGACCAGAAGAACGTGGTGGTGAACACGCACGCGACGTTCCGCTGGCGGCACGGGTTGTTCTGCGCGTTCGACTATGACCAGATCCAGAAGTTTGAGCCAAGCACGTTCATCTGTCTGGTGGACAACATCGAGGTCGTGCACGATCGGCTGCACAAGGAGCACGAGATCGACGCGACCTTGAAGGACTGCATGGTGTGGCGTGAGGAGGAGATCCTGGCGACGGAGCTCATGAGCAGGGCAATACCTGAGAGCAAGTTCTACATCCTGTCGCGCGGACGGCACGAGCCGACGACGCGGACGATGTTCCGCCTGGTGTGCCGGCCGGAGATGCGGAAGGTGTATCCGAGTTTTCCGATGAGCCACGTGATGGACATGCCGGAGGTCTTGGCGGAGATTGATGCGTTCCGTGCGGCATTGGCGGAGCACTTCATCACGTTTGATCCGGGTGACGTGGACGAGAAGTTGCTGCTGGATCGGGGGATCGAGGCGGCGCGCGAGGGGAAGGAGTTCATCGAGGTGAAGCCGCACACGTTTGGCGGCGGGAAGAGCGCCGGTGACGATCCGATCCGGGTTCGCGTGCGTGAGATTCTGGATATTGCCGGGGATGTGGATGGGCAGATCTACATGCGTGACTTCAAGTTGATCGATCAGTCGGACATGATCGTGTCGTACATCCCGGAGTTGCCAGGCGTTGGGGGGAAGGACATCCCGGGGCTGTCGAGCGGGGTGGAGCGGGAGTTGCACCACGCGTTCGAGCACACGAAGGAGGTGTTCGTGGTGTGGAAGCCGAAGAAGGCGCCCAGCCCGTTCATCACGGAGACGGCGACGAAGATATTCGGGAGCACGGAGGAGGCGCTGAAGTACTTTGAGCAGAACGGGTACTTCACGCAGAAGAACCTGTTTGGGAACTGA
- a CDS encoding type II secretion system protein → MTFSQNRAWRVGRGFTLIELLVVIAIVALLISLLLPGLSHAKRLAKMLEEENLASQQMKAMASYITDYKDRTLPAAPHWNWVHATNYESMYPADVSRGQNVRVFMWHSIAKVWPWHFLSSTYYRLDAFQFDKATYLEFRSRPSNGPSSGFTDYPSSSFQGAMAYHPSFGYNGVYVGGAYTHGGFRSGRAGPNPRVSGGDFYLTKAADVRYTDKLMIFSSSRGGDVRDGGFWGWGASKPDSGVKRPGYWLVTAPKPHPVGRGAGAYTLGWGWSSASNKYSDSAVPSTWGMLHPRHFQKVTSVMFDGHVEMLTLEQLRDMRRWSNYADRADWNFQPR, encoded by the coding sequence ATGACTTTCTCCCAGAATCGTGCGTGGCGCGTTGGTCGCGGGTTCACCCTGATTGAACTTCTGGTGGTGATCGCGATTGTGGCGCTCCTGATCAGCCTGCTGTTGCCGGGTCTCTCGCACGCGAAGCGGCTGGCGAAGATGCTGGAGGAAGAGAATCTTGCGTCGCAGCAAATGAAGGCGATGGCGAGCTATATCACCGATTACAAGGATCGGACGCTGCCGGCGGCCCCGCACTGGAACTGGGTGCACGCGACGAACTATGAGAGCATGTATCCCGCGGACGTGTCTCGCGGGCAGAACGTTCGTGTGTTCATGTGGCACTCGATCGCGAAAGTGTGGCCCTGGCATTTCCTGTCGTCGACATACTACCGGTTGGACGCGTTTCAGTTCGACAAGGCGACATACCTGGAGTTCCGGTCCAGGCCGAGCAATGGTCCTTCGAGCGGATTCACGGATTACCCGTCGAGTTCATTCCAGGGAGCGATGGCGTATCACCCGAGCTTTGGGTACAACGGTGTGTATGTGGGCGGGGCGTACACACATGGGGGCTTCCGTTCGGGGCGTGCGGGACCGAATCCGCGGGTGTCTGGCGGGGACTTTTATCTGACCAAGGCGGCGGATGTGCGGTACACGGATAAGTTGATGATTTTCTCGTCGTCGCGAGGCGGCGATGTGCGAGATGGAGGGTTCTGGGGTTGGGGCGCGAGCAAGCCCGACAGCGGTGTGAAGCGTCCGGGATACTGGCTCGTGACGGCTCCAAAGCCACACCCGGTTGGTCGGGGCGCCGGCGCGTATACGTTGGGGTGGGGCTGGTCGTCTGCGAGCAACAAGTACAGCGATTCGGCGGTGCCGAGCACGTGGGGGATGCTGCACCCTCGGCACTTCCAGAAAGTCACGAGCGTGATGTTCGATGGACACGTGGAGATGCTGACGCTGGAGCAGTTGCGTGACATGCGTCGCTGGTCGAACTATGCGGACCGGGCGGACTGGAACTTCCAGCCGCGGTAA
- the thiS gene encoding sulfur carrier protein ThiS — translation MRVIVNGTERDVAEGMTVKGLITASGLEGRACAVEVNKRLVPHREHETRVLAAEDRVELVTLVGGG, via the coding sequence ATGCGGGTGATTGTGAATGGAACCGAGCGGGATGTGGCCGAGGGGATGACCGTGAAGGGGTTGATCACGGCGAGCGGGTTGGAGGGGAGGGCGTGTGCCGTGGAGGTGAACAAGCGGCTGGTCCCCCACCGCGAGCATGAGACTCGGGTGTTGGCGGCGGAGGATCGGGTGGAGTTGGTGACGCTGGTGGGTGGGGGTTAG
- a CDS encoding thiazole synthase, with protein sequence MSGRTLHSRLFVGTGKYATAELMREALAASGCEVVTVAVRRERLYNEQGKSLLDSLDLDRLVVLPNTAGCFSAEDAVRVARLGRDLLEQLGNRGADWVKLEVLGDKKTLLPDPVGTIEATRELVADGFKVLAYTSDDPIAAVRIKEAGAACVMPAGSPIGSGQGVLNRANISLCIELLREGDATFPVVVDAGVGAASDVSVAMELGADAVLLNTAIAHAKDPVLMAHAMRHACLAGRQGFSAGRIPRKRYATASSPWEGSVAAIPGE encoded by the coding sequence CTGTCTGGGCGCACGCTGCACAGCCGTCTGTTTGTGGGGACGGGGAAGTATGCGACGGCGGAGTTGATGCGCGAGGCGTTGGCGGCGAGCGGGTGCGAGGTGGTGACGGTCGCTGTGCGGCGGGAGCGGCTGTACAACGAGCAGGGGAAGAGTCTGTTGGATTCTCTTGACCTTGATCGGTTGGTGGTGCTGCCGAATACGGCTGGGTGTTTCAGCGCTGAGGATGCGGTGCGTGTGGCCCGGCTGGGGCGGGATCTTCTTGAGCAACTGGGGAATCGTGGCGCCGACTGGGTGAAACTCGAGGTGCTTGGGGACAAGAAGACGCTGCTGCCGGACCCTGTGGGGACGATCGAGGCGACGCGTGAGTTGGTGGCCGATGGGTTCAAGGTTCTCGCGTACACGAGCGATGACCCGATCGCGGCGGTGCGGATCAAGGAGGCGGGTGCGGCGTGCGTGATGCCCGCGGGCAGCCCTATCGGGAGCGGGCAGGGCGTCTTGAATCGGGCGAACATCTCGCTCTGTATTGAACTGCTTCGGGAGGGCGATGCGACCTTCCCGGTGGTGGTTGATGCGGGGGTCGGGGCGGCGAGTGATGTGTCGGTGGCGATGGAGTTGGGGGCGGATGCGGTGCTGCTCAATACGGCAATTGCGCACGCGAAGGACCCGGTGCTGATGGCTCACGCGATGCGGCACGCGTGCCTGGCGGGGCGACAGGGGTTCAGTGCTGGGCGAATCCCGCGGAAGCGGTACGCGACTGCCAGCAGCCCCTGGGAGGGGTCGGTCGCGGCGATCCCCGGGGAGTAG
- the mscL gene encoding large conductance mechanosensitive channel protein MscL — MGLIKEFREFAIKGNMVDMAVGIIIGAAFGGVVNSLVKDIAMPLVGTLGSVDFSNAYIGLNDKARAAIEATPNMKLADAQTHGPILAWGNFVTLAINFLILAFVVFMVVKMINTAKKKFEAEKAAPAPAGPTKDQQLLTEIRDALRSR; from the coding sequence ATGGGTCTCATCAAGGAGTTTCGGGAGTTTGCGATCAAGGGGAACATGGTTGACATGGCGGTGGGCATCATCATCGGTGCCGCGTTCGGCGGGGTGGTGAACTCGCTGGTGAAGGACATCGCGATGCCGCTGGTGGGGACGCTGGGCTCGGTGGACTTCAGCAATGCGTACATCGGGCTGAATGACAAGGCCCGTGCGGCGATCGAGGCGACGCCGAACATGAAACTGGCCGATGCACAGACGCACGGGCCGATCCTGGCGTGGGGGAACTTTGTGACGCTGGCGATCAACTTCCTGATCCTGGCGTTCGTGGTGTTCATGGTGGTGAAGATGATCAACACGGCGAAGAAGAAGTTCGAGGCGGAGAAGGCCGCGCCGGCGCCGGCTGGGCCGACGAAGGACCAGCAGTTGCTGACGGAGATCCGTGACGCGCTGCGGTCACGCTGA